The Armatimonadota bacterium DNA window CACCTCGGTAGTTACCTTCTCCACTTTCATATTCTCCAGCGACCTTATAGGCGTGCGCAGCCTCGCTTACAGTGTCCATCACATCAAGCAAATCTAGCGGTTCTCCAGCTAGGAAATCTTTTGCATAAGCCTTATCAGGTGTTTCGGCAGGGAACGGTCCAGCTACCAGCCATGAAGAAATAAAGTCCTTCGGTGAAAGCACAAGCGTATTCCAGGCAAGCTCATGACCAAACCGGCGATTTGACTCAATCATCTGAAGGGAAATGCGGTTAGCACCTGGATTATTCGGCGCCTTTATAGTTACTTTCCACTGACGGTTTGCTAGAGGGCTGACTGTCTCCGGTGATTTCAACATAGGTTCCGAAACTGAAACTATTTCAGGCGTAACCGCATCCAAGCCAACTAAGTTTAAATGAGACCATTCGACATATCCCGTATTTCGAACGGTCAATGGGAGCTCGTAAACGTGCCCGGCAAGAATCGCCGGCGGCAGAAATTGTGTTACCGCAACGCGAGCATCATACGGCGGTCCTGAAAGAAGGCGGGTGCGTACTTGCTCTCGAATCTGCGGAATTAAGCAATAAAGCCTATCACCAGGGCAGGCAGTGGCATTCCAATCCCTATGACCTGCAACTGCCAGATTGCTTTGGCCAAATAAGGTAATTTTTGAGGTGGGATCTATATCGAACCTGTCGCACAGCCATGACAGAAGGCGCACAAGACCCTCAAGTTGCGCGTTAGAAGGGTACTCCGCTTCATGAAAATCGCCTATCACATTTACACCAATGTTTCCATAGTTTGGTGGGGCATGCGTTCCTGTATATCCCAAAGGCCTTCCTTCATATATCGTTCCATCACTTCCAATCAGAAAGTGGTAGCCAATATCGCCCCAGCCTTTGCCAACATGGAAGCGCTGAATCTCTATTAGTTTCTGCCTATCCTGTGCAGGGTCAGGGGGGTTTGTCCCCAAAGGCCTGTACGTATGATGAATGGTTATCGCTACTGGGTCACCCATAATCCCTTGAGAATAGGGGTCATACGGATGGTCTTGCCAGAAATCCCCTTCGCGCATCGAGCCCCAAATGTTTTTGCCTACAATGGAAGGTTGGGGTACACGCAGAGCAGGGGAGGCCAATGCAATAGAGAAGAAAAACAAGGAAAAGCAAACCAATCCGAAAAATATCACCCTTGCCACCATTTGAGCTCCTAAGTCTAACAATAATGAGGCCAGAATGACCCGGCCTCATTATAACAATAAGGTGGACCTTGGGCAAATCATCGATGCTGAGTTCGGAAAGCCTGCTCCAGAGTGCACACCCCACATTTACCCCAGTGCAGGGCCCGACAAACCTGGTAGGTTGGCGTTTCTCATCTTATGAACGCACGGCGCGAACCAGGCTCGTCGCCGACCAACCGGTGACTGGCGGCCTACCCAAGGCCCACCTTTGAATCTTTAGAAGACTGCTAGAAATGGCTAAATCGCCTACTTTCCCCTAACTTATCCTTTCTTGCAGCCTCCTCTTTCCTTACGTTCTTATTATACCCTGCCAACTGGGTTTTTAGACATCCAAAACTCAAAAAAGTGAAAATTTTTTGACCGATTTTTAAGTTTTCGAATTTTTTTCCACATAAATAAGCTCTATAATTTCCAACAAAACTCCGTAAGGATGTTCACAAAGCTGTCATAATTTGCGCCACTTCTAATACATTTTGCTGTGCCTCTGCAGGTAATCGGAAGAAACCGACTAACACTAAAGAAAATATAACCGACCAGTAGGCCAAAGTTCCTTGTGCTTTTGTAACCCAAAGGAGATAAAATGCTTTACACATACGACCTAACTTACACATTAAAAATGAACCGTGACAACCAAAATGAGCGTCGGCGAATATGGGATGAGGCACATTTCGTTTCATCACTTCAAGGGATAGTCAACCGTGAGAAGGCGCGGCTGTACCTTTATTTTATTGGTGGCGAAGATGGCAGCATCGACCGCTTCTGGTTGGACAAGCTTCGCGAGCCCGGCGAGTGGTTGGCAGAACATTCTATTGAAGAAATCAAAAGCCTGTCGGAGCTCATCGAAATATTTCGAGATAATATATCTGGGCTCGTCGTCTATGATGAAAACGTCCCTGCAACATCAAACGTTGCCTCAACGATTGCCGGCGTTGAAAACCTAGCTTGCATTCGTTTTGATCTCTCACAGGACTCACTTTATTACTGGTTAACGCTCGACCCTGAAGGGCCAAAGTTGCCCGTGAAGGTACGCCTTTTGAATGAGGATGGCTCGAGTATGTTCACAGGCAACGGTACGATTCCAAACTCAAGCACGCCTTCCACAGGGAGTGCAAAGTGTGACGCATATATATGGGCTAAGGAAAAATACCTCGACACTGGCAGGTGTAATCCAGCAAAGATGGGTTACTATATTGACCAATATTGGCTGAGAAAACCAGAAGGATATATTCCAAATCATACCTTATCGAACCATGATTATTTCATCGCCAACAGAGGGTTCTTTTTCGATCTTTCGCCCTGGGATGACGAAGCACCAGTTGATGACTGCGGCCAGCCACTAGGTGCAGATATGAGAACCCTTCAAGATATCCTCCTATCCGCCTGGAAACAACTTTCAGGTAAAAAAATGATCCATATCGGCGGCTTTGTCCCCTGGGATAAGAAATACACCACAGTGAATAACAACGGCAAGCATGACGCCGTTCCTAGCGAATGGCGCTTTGTAGAGATAATTACCTGCTTCAACGCTTTTATGGACGCCGACGCCTTAGGTATTGGGTGCATGGCGAATGCATCGGTGTTCCAGCATTACCCGCTTGAAGAGCAGTATCCCCAAAAGCTTCCAAGCATCCACGACCTCCAAGCCAAGGGTCTGGTGGATGAATTCGGCAAAGTAGTGCCGAAGACATATATCACCATCTACGTTGGCGATTATGACTCAGCTGCCTGGCTCTATCAGAAACTTCCACAACTCTGGAACGACCAAGCTAGGGGAAGCATTCAACTTGGTTGGGCTTTCAATCCCAACCTTGCCGAACGCTTTGCGCCTGGAATGGCATGGACGAGGAAAACTAAAACCGCAAACGACTTTTTCGTAGCCGGCGACTCGGGTGCAGGATATATTAATCCAGGCCATCTTCAGGAACCGAGGATATTTTCAGGCCTTCCATCAGGTCTGAAAACTTGGACAGAGCATTGCAAGAAGTACTATAGCCAGTGGGATATCTCAGTTACAGGCTTCATAATTGATGGTTATGCGCCGGCAATGTCGGAGGAGGTTATTGAGGCTTACACAACTTTTTCGCCAAATGGAATTGTCGCTCAAAAAATCGAACGCTGGGGAACATTTAAGGGAATGCCCTTCATCCAAATGGGCATGGACCTTAATTGGAAACCGGAGGAATCAGCCAAAAAGATTCTCCAGCAGATTGGCAAATCAAAGCCGGAGTTTTTTATATTCCGCACGATTCTATGGAGCCCAAGTGCCCATAAGCAACTGTTCGATGCGTTGAAAGGATCTCCACATGGAAAAGATGTAGAAATCGTGGATCCGTATACGCTCTTCATGCTTATAAGACAACATGAAGAACGTTAGGCATCGCTTAGGACCAATTCAAACCCAAGAAGCATAAGCGTTTTAAAATGAATGCTGGCATAGATATTAAAAATGATTAAATCCATCAACCTTGACCACAGCCATAACTTGCGGGATAATTATGCGTAATCATTGATAAACCCAACAACACCAAGCAAACGACCAGAAGGAGAAGAGCAATAGATGAGGAAAGCCTTTGTATTGATTATCACAGGATTCATACTTGCAACGGCAACCTTAGCCGCAACCAAAGAGTCTAAAAACCCTACTTCAAAGCCCCAGCCTCAGAAAAACCCAATTGCCGTTGTCGAGATGGAAAAGGGCGGTACCTTTGAGATAGAACTATACCCAAAAGAGGCCCCCATAACAGCGGGGAATTTCATCAATCTAGTAAAAAAGAAGTTTTATGATGGCCTTATCTTCCACAGGGTAGAGCCAGGGTTCGTTGCGCAGACAGGCGACCCCACAGGCACAGGCAGGGGCGGCCCTGGATATACTATCAAGGACGAGAAAACTCCTTTCAAGCATGACAAAGGCGCAGTCGGCATGGCAAAAACAAGACTGCCAAACAGCGCAGGTAGTCAGTGGTATATATGCCTTGAGCCTGCTCACTTCTTGGATGGAAATTATACCGTCTTCGGCAAAGTAATAAAGGGCATGGATGTAGTTGAAAAGATAAAAGTCGGAGACAAAATAAAAAAGATTACGCTCCGCATGCCACCTGAACCCAAGCCCAAACAAAAATCGGAATCTAAAAAGTAGATGAATGCCTAATTGAAATTCCAATGACTCCCAAACAACGAATGCTGCAAGCGCTCCATGGCTCGAGGCTGATACCACCACCAGTCGTTTTTCATAGCTGGGGCGACTACAAGGTCGAATTCAGCGGCTACCATCCCAAGTTCCAATACTACCTGGGAGGAAGCGAACTCGCAGAAATCGAGATGAAATTTTATGAGCGGTTCCAACCAGATTGGTTTCATCTCGGCTCAGCAGGGTGGAGGGGATTTTGGCAAAGAGCACGGAAGACTGAAGGTGGGAGGGCTTTCATCTCAAGCGCCGACGCCAGCCATTGGATCGAGATTAAAGATGATTACTCGCTAGCCGATTACAGCGATGTGCCCTGGTGGGAATCCAGCCCAATCCCGAAGCTGGAATCAAAATCGGAAATTGATGACTACTTTGCTAAAATCACAGTTTCAGAGCAGGAAATCCTAGAATCTGGACGATTTCTTCACATCAGTATCCTTGCCCAAAAATACGGCGATTCAGTACTAATTGCCATCAACGATGGTGCGCCCGGCAGTTGGATTCATAGATGGAGCTTCGAGGATATCGCAATCGCTTGTGCTGAAAAACCCGAGTTAGTCGCATATTTCATTTACAAGGACTGTGAGCGCTTTCTAGCCGACGTCCGCGCAGCAAAAACGGCAGGGGCACATGCATATATTTTCTCGGAAGGCTTCCTTGGCAGTTTGGACAACCTATCACCATCGATGCACAAGCGTCTTGAGCTGGACACAAAGCGTTGGTTCTACACCGAAGTCCGCAAGACTGGGCTCCTACCAATTGGCTATTTTCTCGGCGACGTTCGGAAGAACATGCGTTTTATAAATTCCATCGACATGGCAGGTTTAATGATAGAGGAAGACAAGAAAACATTCACACTCGATCCTGTTGAAATCAGACAAATACTTAAGCCCGAAATTTGCCTATTTGGTAACATTGACTCTGCGCTTTTGCTTCGGGGAACGCCAAGTGAAATCAAAGTTGAGGTCGAAAAACAACTCCGAGCCGCAGAGTATGGGCCTTTCATTCTCGCAAACGGTAGTCCTCTCATTCCTGGCACACCTCCAGAAAACCTTGACGCATATCTCCGAGCCGCGAGTAGGTGATACAAGCAACACTGCTTTTTTAATAAGAGCCGAATGTTTTTTCAGGATTGATAAGCATATAATCTTTCCTCAAAACGTGATATCTTAAAAAGTCAGCCACTACTCCAAGGCCTCGCCGAATATGTTGGCGGAATGTAAAAGAGATGACATCATCTTGAACAAGCTCATCATTATCGCTCAATTTATCGTGAGTACCCTCTTGCTTGAAACTGGCCTAATTTGAAACCTTTGTGATACTTTCTTGATATTTTCCCCAATGCGTTGACAGTGGACGTACGATTGGGTATCATGCGATTTGGTATGGCGTATGGTAAATCAGCTATCGAGCTTTACTAGGCTTGGTAATCCTGATTAGCCAAAACGCCGACAATAATTGGACTCTTATGCCTGGGAGGGAGATGGCGTTTTGAAAAGAAACGAACATCCCGCCTTGCTGATTTGCTTAATGATAGCACTGGCGTTGGTTACTGCTACAGCCGACGCTTGGGCAAATAAAACCTACATTGTTCGCAAGGGCGACACTCTCAGCGAAATAGCCAATAAATTCTCAACTACCATTTCTGAACTTAAAAGACTAAACAATATTACAAACATCCACCTCTTAAAGCCCGGTCAGAAATTAATCATTTCACTTAATAATCCAACCCCTTCTCAAAAGTACGCACTCGGTGCAACTGCAAAGTGCATGCGCGACAACGTGGAGGTCCGTGCTGGCAATCAAGTGGTAGCTGTCCTCACAAGAGGCTCTGAGTTTACTATGCTAGCGCGAACCGGCAATTTCATCCGAATCAAACTAGAAGACGGTCGGATTGGTTGGGTACCTATTAATACCATCAATGCACCCGAACCCGCAAAGCCGCAAGTAGACCGCTATGATGTTAGGCGCGACATTGTTCGAACTGCCTTCGCCTTCCGCGGAGCAAGATACCGGCGAGGTGGCACCTCACGAAGTGGATTCGACTGCTCTGGGTTTGTGAAATACGTTTTTTCGACTAAAGGGGTTAAACTTCCTCACTCATCAAGAGCCTTGTTCAATTGTGGCAAGCCTGTTGCTCAATCGAATCTCCAAGAAGGCGACATCGTTTTCTTTAGGGGCACTTATCGGCGGGGAATCTCTCACGTTGGCATCTATGTCGGAAATCGGCAGTTCATCCATGCTTCATCACCTGGGCGCGGCGTCCGAATTGACTCGCTTGACCAAGCTTACTATCGCCGCAGATACGTCGGAGCGCGTCGCATAATAAGCAACAAGTAAAAGAAATAGCAAGCATCTTGCTTAAAAACAAAAGGTGCCGCGACCCCTATTATTCGAAGATCACCGGAAACGATTCCCTAATGAAGGAATATTGCTCACCTTGCATCGGCCTTGTGGGGAACAACATCGCAGGTCTCCTGATACCAGCTAAGCATACGCTCTTTTAAACTAGCTACCACATTTGCAAAGCCAGGATCGTTTATCAAGTTGTAGAGCTCCTGCGGGTCGCGATTTAGGTCATAAAGTTCATCCTGCTCATAAAACCGACGAACATACTTAAAATCGCGCGTTCGGCACATTGTGGCTTTTGTGTGCTCAGGACCTTCGCTCCTTTGGAGACCCACACGTGGCCAGTACAAACCCGTAGGGTTCTGCGAGCTAGTGCTTTCAAGTTCCATTGCATACAGCTCACCATGAAGCCGTCCGCCCTCGCAAAAGACCGCGTCTCTATGCTTATCCGTCTTGCCCGCGATTACTGGTAGTAGCGATCGTCCGAAATGAGTATGCCTGGGGTGGATTCCAGTCATAGCCTCCACAGTAGCTGGAAAATCAATAAGTTCTACAAGCGCATTGCTAATTCTAGGTTTAACAGGAATCCACGAAGGTGGCTTAATAATAAACGGCACACGGGTTAGACAGTCCTCAAACGTGTTCTGGGTTTTCTCAACTAGCCCATAGTCGCCAGTGAAATCACCGTGGTCACTGAAAAAGAAAATCGCCGTGTCGTCATATACGCCAGCGCTCTTCAGCGCCTCCACGATTAAACCGAATTGATGATCGACGCGGGCACACATGCCATAATAAGTAGCCCGAAGCTCGGTCCATCGCTTCTCGCTCCATGTCTGCATATTCTGCCGCTCCCAGATGCCCTTCAGAATACTAGGCTTGCCAGTCCAATGCTTAGGCGTAGGTATACGAGCGGGAATTTTCCGCCGGTCTATCATGCTATACCATGGTTCTTCGACCGCATAAGGCGGATGCGGATAGCCAAGAGACAGAAAAATACAGAAAGGTTGATCTTTCGGAGGATTCTTTAGAAAATCCAATGCCCCATAAATATTTGACCAATCGGCGTCAAGCGGTGATTCCCTGTTGCCACCCTCGATTTTTCCAACATAGAACGAATAATAGGTATCGCTCCCAGGCTCGCCGCGCCACTCTTCCTGCCTTGCAAGGCGGCTTCTCTTAAAAGGCTTAGAATGCTTATAGCGCACCGTGCAGTATGGGTCGAATGGATTCTGGCCGGGGACTAGGTCATTCTTTCCGCCCCACCAAACGAAGTATCCTTCATCCTTTAGGGTTTTGAGGAGCACTGGTTCATCCGGCTGTAGCATATAATACATCGTGCGGTGCCCCCGAACGTGGGGAT harbors:
- a CDS encoding peptidoglycan recognition family protein; the protein is MREGDFWQDHPYDPYSQGIMGDPVAITIHHTYRPLGTNPPDPAQDRQKLIEIQRFHVGKGWGDIGYHFLIGSDGTIYEGRPLGYTGTHAPPNYGNIGVNVIGDFHEAEYPSNAQLEGLVRLLSWLCDRFDIDPTSKITLFGQSNLAVAGHRDWNATACPGDRLYCLIPQIREQVRTRLLSGPPYDARVAVTQFLPPAILAGHVYELPLTVRNTGYVEWSHLNLVGLDAVTPEIVSVSEPMLKSPETVSPLANRQWKVTIKAPNNPGANRISLQMIESNRRFGHELAWNTLVLSPKDFISSWLVAGPFPAETPDKAYAKDFLAGEPLDLLDVMDTVSEAAHAYKVAGEYESGEGNYRGEDGERFSESGRYFRGEESFRLSLGKYRGGDLVLRKLINAGVRDQEAEVYLGDRRLAFWRTRGSERFRRWKEIDLILPAYRVAGKKSLDIRLKVLGTKQWGCNSFRYVLLDKAEPLAAPKPNEKGWFAWKSDAGLTDLSSVIKTAESGAVYLAVYVKAPRTAWVELRAGYAGRLKAWLNGEQAIASLGGFGDFPDTAKAEVLLKEGWNRLLLKVVLEPGKKDLYVRFCDRQGKPLEGLKFALEPSDKSSELWIASNR
- a CDS encoding GxGYxYP family putative glycoside hydrolase — translated: MLYTYDLTYTLKMNRDNQNERRRIWDEAHFVSSLQGIVNREKARLYLYFIGGEDGSIDRFWLDKLREPGEWLAEHSIEEIKSLSELIEIFRDNISGLVVYDENVPATSNVASTIAGVENLACIRFDLSQDSLYYWLTLDPEGPKLPVKVRLLNEDGSSMFTGNGTIPNSSTPSTGSAKCDAYIWAKEKYLDTGRCNPAKMGYYIDQYWLRKPEGYIPNHTLSNHDYFIANRGFFFDLSPWDDEAPVDDCGQPLGADMRTLQDILLSAWKQLSGKKMIHIGGFVPWDKKYTTVNNNGKHDAVPSEWRFVEIITCFNAFMDADALGIGCMANASVFQHYPLEEQYPQKLPSIHDLQAKGLVDEFGKVVPKTYITIYVGDYDSAAWLYQKLPQLWNDQARGSIQLGWAFNPNLAERFAPGMAWTRKTKTANDFFVAGDSGAGYINPGHLQEPRIFSGLPSGLKTWTEHCKKYYSQWDISVTGFIIDGYAPAMSEEVIEAYTTFSPNGIVAQKIERWGTFKGMPFIQMGMDLNWKPEESAKKILQQIGKSKPEFFIFRTILWSPSAHKQLFDALKGSPHGKDVEIVDPYTLFMLIRQHEER
- a CDS encoding peptidylprolyl isomerase; the encoded protein is MRKAFVLIITGFILATATLAATKESKNPTSKPQPQKNPIAVVEMEKGGTFEIELYPKEAPITAGNFINLVKKKFYDGLIFHRVEPGFVAQTGDPTGTGRGGPGYTIKDEKTPFKHDKGAVGMAKTRLPNSAGSQWYICLEPAHFLDGNYTVFGKVIKGMDVVEKIKVGDKIKKITLRMPPEPKPKQKSESKK
- a CDS encoding uroporphyrinogen decarboxylase family protein, with protein sequence MTPKQRMLQALHGSRLIPPPVVFHSWGDYKVEFSGYHPKFQYYLGGSELAEIEMKFYERFQPDWFHLGSAGWRGFWQRARKTEGGRAFISSADASHWIEIKDDYSLADYSDVPWWESSPIPKLESKSEIDDYFAKITVSEQEILESGRFLHISILAQKYGDSVLIAINDGAPGSWIHRWSFEDIAIACAEKPELVAYFIYKDCERFLADVRAAKTAGAHAYIFSEGFLGSLDNLSPSMHKRLELDTKRWFYTEVRKTGLLPIGYFLGDVRKNMRFINSIDMAGLMIEEDKKTFTLDPVEIRQILKPEICLFGNIDSALLLRGTPSEIKVEVEKQLRAAEYGPFILANGSPLIPGTPPENLDAYLRAASR
- a CDS encoding NlpC/P60 family protein, with the protein product MKRNEHPALLICLMIALALVTATADAWANKTYIVRKGDTLSEIANKFSTTISELKRLNNITNIHLLKPGQKLIISLNNPTPSQKYALGATAKCMRDNVEVRAGNQVVAVLTRGSEFTMLARTGNFIRIKLEDGRIGWVPINTINAPEPAKPQVDRYDVRRDIVRTAFAFRGARYRRGGTSRSGFDCSGFVKYVFSTKGVKLPHSSRALFNCGKPVAQSNLQEGDIVFFRGTYRRGISHVGIYVGNRQFIHASSPGRGVRIDSLDQAYYRRRYVGARRIISNK
- a CDS encoding sulfatase-like hydrolase/transferase — protein: MAKRPNIVIFNPDQWRGDVLGHMGNPGALTPNLDKIVEEEAVSFRYAFCQNPVCTPSRCSFMTGWYPHVRGHRTMYYMLQPDEPVLLKTLKDEGYFVWWGGKNDLVPGQNPFDPYCTVRYKHSKPFKRSRLARQEEWRGEPGSDTYYSFYVGKIEGGNRESPLDADWSNIYGALDFLKNPPKDQPFCIFLSLGYPHPPYAVEEPWYSMIDRRKIPARIPTPKHWTGKPSILKGIWERQNMQTWSEKRWTELRATYYGMCARVDHQFGLIVEALKSAGVYDDTAIFFFSDHGDFTGDYGLVEKTQNTFEDCLTRVPFIIKPPSWIPVKPRISNALVELIDFPATVEAMTGIHPRHTHFGRSLLPVIAGKTDKHRDAVFCEGGRLHGELYAMELESTSSQNPTGLYWPRVGLQRSEGPEHTKATMCRTRDFKYVRRFYEQDELYDLNRDPQELYNLINDPGFANVVASLKERMLSWYQETCDVVPHKADAR